The following coding sequences are from one Rathayibacter sp. SW19 window:
- a CDS encoding MFS transporter → MKEPTETDKTTRTRTRGSLFADLAPLKESPPFARLWLGGAISGIGSQMTIVAIGLQIYDITASTLAVSLVALFALVPMVVFGIYGGMLADVFDRRKIALISAIVAWTSTAAISILAWLQIDIVWPLYLLTTLNAVAATVISSTRMAILPRLLPARLLPAASALAGISTGVMVTVGPALAGVLVAAVGFGWTYSVDVVLFVFAFLGIATLPKIVPAAGAQKPGFRSLMEGVRFLRRAPNIRMSFIVDIIAMTFGQPRVLFPAVGVMLLGGGAVTVGILTAAYAVGALLSSIVSGPLGRVRYQGRAVGKAIVTYGVCIAAFGLVLAAMATGWFGPVSASISGANIPALIIASVVLVCAGAADNVSAIFRMTILQSAAPDAMRGRIQGVYTVVVTGGPRIGDLYAGVLTTIAALWWPPLLGGLVIIVAVGLLMRGSHTFRNYDAIAPTP, encoded by the coding sequence GTGAAGGAACCGACCGAAACTGACAAGACGACGCGAACCCGTACGCGTGGAAGCTTGTTCGCCGACCTGGCCCCGCTCAAAGAAAGCCCACCGTTCGCGCGGCTCTGGCTGGGTGGGGCGATCTCCGGTATCGGCAGTCAGATGACGATCGTGGCAATCGGGTTACAGATCTACGACATCACCGCGTCCACTCTCGCGGTGTCGCTGGTCGCGTTGTTCGCGCTCGTGCCCATGGTCGTGTTCGGCATCTACGGCGGCATGCTCGCCGATGTCTTCGACCGAAGAAAGATCGCGCTCATCTCGGCAATCGTCGCGTGGACGTCGACGGCGGCGATTTCAATTCTGGCCTGGCTCCAGATCGACATCGTCTGGCCGCTCTACCTGCTGACGACGCTCAACGCTGTCGCTGCGACTGTGATCAGCAGCACGCGGATGGCCATACTGCCGCGCCTGCTCCCCGCTCGACTGTTGCCGGCCGCATCCGCCCTTGCCGGCATCAGCACGGGGGTGATGGTCACCGTTGGGCCGGCGCTTGCGGGCGTGCTCGTCGCCGCCGTCGGGTTCGGTTGGACCTACAGCGTCGACGTCGTGCTATTCGTGTTCGCGTTCCTCGGCATCGCAACTCTGCCGAAGATCGTGCCGGCGGCCGGCGCTCAGAAGCCAGGATTCCGTTCACTGATGGAGGGGGTGCGCTTTCTCCGGCGAGCACCGAACATTCGCATGTCGTTCATCGTCGACATCATTGCCATGACGTTCGGCCAGCCGCGCGTGCTGTTTCCTGCTGTCGGCGTCATGCTGCTCGGCGGTGGCGCCGTCACCGTCGGAATCCTGACGGCGGCCTACGCCGTCGGCGCGCTGCTCAGCAGCATCGTCTCCGGGCCGCTCGGCCGCGTGCGCTACCAGGGACGCGCGGTCGGCAAGGCGATCGTCACGTACGGCGTCTGCATCGCAGCGTTCGGCCTCGTACTCGCCGCGATGGCGACCGGATGGTTCGGCCCGGTCTCCGCATCGATCTCCGGCGCGAACATCCCCGCTTTGATCATCGCATCGGTCGTTCTGGTCTGCGCCGGCGCTGCAGACAACGTCAGCGCAATTTTCCGCATGACGATTCTGCAATCCGCGGCCCCGGACGCGATGCGTGGCCGCATCCAAGGCGTCTACACGGTGGTTGTCACCGGTGGCCCGCGAATCGGTGATCTGTATGCAGGCGTGCTCACCACGATCGCAGCGCTGTGGTGGCCGCCGCTGCTCGGCGGGCTCGTAATTATCGTTGCCGTCGGGCTACTGATGCGAGGCTCGCACACGTTCCGCAACTATGACGCGATCGCCCCGACTCCGTAG
- a CDS encoding FAD-binding oxidoreductase: MSEFLSRLRAELGDAVSVRADELEAMRTDRSGWRSEFSSIALVNARDTADVQTTLRLATEFGVPVVTRGAGTGLAGGANSSKNSVVLSVAGLNSILSIEPHDELAVVQPGVLNGDLNDALAEYGLWFAPDPASRAISSIGGNIATNAGGLLCAKYGVTREAVLGLTVVLADGRILHTGHRTVKGVTGYDLTSLFVGSEGTLGVIVEATVRTLPIPRGDTITIGAVFPDVASAARASAAITATRLRPAVMELLDAPSLAVIQAYIGDDVMRASIGSTGDGSYLLVQFDAGACEAVRAEAVRCIENAGGRARTSTDPETGDRLLAIRRAFHPSLAAQGQVLIEDVAVPRSRLPEMFSAIQEISNRYGISIPTVAHAGDGNLHPNFVFQGEQVPAFVWDAAGELFAAALKLGGTLTGEHGVGVLKRRWLREELGDDSYQLQRQLKAMFDPADILNPGVMFEE; this comes from the coding sequence GTGTCCGAGTTTCTCTCCCGGTTGCGCGCCGAGCTCGGCGACGCCGTCAGCGTGCGGGCCGATGAGTTGGAGGCGATGCGCACCGATCGATCCGGCTGGCGTTCGGAGTTCAGCTCGATCGCGCTGGTGAATGCACGCGACACTGCTGACGTGCAGACGACGCTGCGGCTTGCGACCGAGTTCGGCGTGCCCGTCGTGACCCGAGGTGCGGGCACAGGCTTGGCCGGCGGGGCGAACAGTTCGAAGAACTCCGTCGTGCTCAGCGTGGCCGGCTTGAATAGCATTCTGTCGATCGAGCCGCACGATGAACTCGCCGTCGTTCAGCCGGGCGTGTTGAACGGTGACCTGAACGATGCGCTCGCCGAGTACGGCCTGTGGTTCGCGCCCGATCCCGCGAGCCGAGCAATCTCTTCGATCGGCGGCAACATCGCCACGAACGCGGGGGGACTGCTCTGTGCCAAGTACGGGGTGACCCGCGAGGCAGTGCTCGGCCTCACCGTCGTGCTGGCGGATGGTCGCATCCTGCACACGGGGCATCGCACCGTCAAGGGTGTCACCGGCTACGATCTGACCTCGCTATTTGTCGGGTCGGAGGGCACCCTCGGCGTCATCGTCGAAGCAACCGTGCGTACCCTGCCGATCCCACGGGGCGACACGATCACGATCGGCGCCGTTTTTCCGGATGTCGCATCCGCCGCCCGCGCATCCGCAGCGATCACGGCAACGCGGCTTCGGCCTGCCGTGATGGAGTTGCTGGATGCGCCATCGCTCGCCGTGATCCAGGCATACATCGGCGACGATGTCATGCGTGCAAGCATCGGCTCAACCGGCGACGGCAGCTACCTGCTGGTGCAGTTCGACGCCGGAGCGTGCGAGGCTGTCAGGGCGGAGGCGGTGCGTTGCATCGAGAATGCCGGGGGCCGAGCACGCACTTCGACGGATCCGGAAACGGGCGACCGGCTACTGGCGATTCGCCGGGCGTTTCACCCGTCGCTCGCCGCCCAGGGCCAGGTTCTGATTGAAGATGTCGCCGTTCCGCGATCGCGTCTACCGGAGATGTTCAGCGCGATCCAGGAGATCTCGAACCGCTACGGGATCTCCATTCCGACGGTCGCCCACGCCGGCGACGGTAATCTGCACCCCAACTTCGTGTTCCAGGGTGAGCAGGTTCCCGCGTTCGTGTGGGACGCTGCCGGTGAACTGTTCGCCGCCGCCCTGAAACTCGGTGGCACGTTGACCGGGGAGCACGGCGTCGGCGTGTTGAAAAGGCGTTGGCTGCGTGAGGAACTGGGCGATGATTCGTATCAGTTGCAACGACAGTTGAAGGCCATGTTCGATCCGGCAGACATCTTGAATCCCGGAGTCATGTTCGAGGAATGA
- a CDS encoding carboxylesterase/lipase family protein has product MSKSEPGAVAMSREEPVIDTEYGRVRGLTRGGNSSFKGIPYAAAPIGPLRWRAPRPPEAWDGELGASEFGAIAPQPGLASAPKPAPVGLMNRLPAASEDCLTINVFTPALGGAGLPVMVWIHGGAYYIGSSADPLFDGSGLASHGNVVVVTFNYRLGALGFLDFSGFSGASESFDSNIGLRDQLAALAWVQRNIGAFGGDPDLVTVFGESAGAGAITTLMASPSATGLFRAAIAESSPVGSVYSQERAHRFAARFLELVDVPEHEIDRLRLVPVDQLTRACERLVRNNPGIDPGTIAVAPVVDGELVPEYPLTAFEEGRALPIPLIIGTNRNEALLFKLLRSPILPTSVADIEAMVANLGIAEAWMIPPAYDGYPSRASALHISTDAAFRMPTIWAATAHSSYAPTWLYEFDYVRPLVKAIGFGAMHGAELPYVWGNPVGLPLAVVPLGGARTAAVVAARMQTRWLSFARTLNPNPTDSTTDALAVAGSVSSAPPALQSWPSYDAVQRNTLVIDKVDRIIRDPRRKRRLAWGDEVISFQ; this is encoded by the coding sequence GTGAGCAAGAGCGAGCCAGGCGCGGTCGCGATGAGCCGCGAAGAACCGGTGATTGACACAGAATACGGCCGCGTGCGCGGGCTGACGCGCGGGGGAAACTCTTCGTTCAAGGGCATTCCGTATGCGGCGGCGCCGATTGGTCCGCTGCGCTGGCGTGCACCCCGGCCGCCCGAAGCCTGGGATGGTGAGTTGGGTGCGTCGGAGTTCGGTGCCATCGCCCCGCAACCGGGGCTGGCGTCCGCACCGAAACCAGCGCCTGTTGGGCTGATGAACCGTCTGCCGGCCGCGAGCGAGGACTGTCTCACCATTAACGTCTTCACGCCGGCGCTCGGTGGCGCCGGGCTACCGGTGATGGTCTGGATCCACGGCGGCGCGTACTACATCGGGTCTTCTGCTGACCCTCTCTTCGACGGGTCGGGCCTCGCCAGCCATGGCAACGTCGTTGTTGTCACGTTTAACTATCGCCTCGGCGCGCTCGGCTTTCTCGATTTCAGCGGATTCAGCGGTGCGAGCGAATCGTTCGACAGCAACATCGGGCTTCGCGATCAGTTGGCCGCCTTGGCCTGGGTGCAGCGCAACATCGGCGCATTCGGCGGCGATCCGGACCTCGTGACGGTGTTCGGAGAATCGGCCGGCGCCGGGGCGATCACCACTCTCATGGCATCACCGAGCGCCACAGGGCTGTTCCGCGCGGCGATCGCGGAAAGCTCGCCGGTGGGCAGTGTCTATTCGCAAGAGCGCGCGCACCGGTTCGCCGCCCGATTTCTCGAGCTTGTCGACGTGCCCGAGCACGAGATCGACCGGTTGCGCCTGGTGCCGGTGGACCAGCTGACGCGCGCGTGCGAGCGGTTGGTGCGGAACAATCCCGGAATCGATCCGGGCACGATCGCGGTGGCGCCGGTCGTCGACGGCGAGTTGGTGCCGGAATACCCCCTGACCGCTTTCGAGGAAGGCAGGGCGCTGCCGATCCCGTTGATCATCGGCACCAACCGCAATGAGGCGCTGCTGTTCAAACTGCTGCGTTCGCCGATTCTGCCGACCAGCGTTGCCGACATCGAAGCCATGGTGGCGAATCTCGGAATCGCCGAAGCGTGGATGATCCCCCCGGCGTACGACGGCTATCCGAGCCGCGCGAGCGCTTTGCACATTTCAACGGATGCGGCCTTCCGCATGCCCACCATCTGGGCGGCGACCGCTCACAGCAGCTATGCACCGACCTGGTTGTACGAATTCGACTATGTTCGCCCCCTGGTCAAGGCGATCGGCTTCGGTGCGATGCACGGGGCGGAGTTGCCCTATGTCTGGGGCAATCCGGTCGGGTTGCCGTTGGCGGTTGTGCCGCTCGGCGGGGCCAGGACAGCGGCGGTTGTCGCCGCTCGCATGCAGACGCGCTGGCTGAGCTTCGCACGCACGCTCAACCCGAATCCGACCGACTCGACGACCGATGCGCTCGCCGTCGCAGGTTCTGTGTCGAGCGCGCCTCCGGCTCTGCAGAGCTGGCCGAGTTATGACGCTGTTCAGCGCAACACCCTCGTGATCGACAAGGTTGACCGCATCATTCGGGATCCGCGCCGCAAGCGCCGGCTCGCCTGGGGTGATGAAGTCATCTCGTTTCAATAG
- a CDS encoding PrsW family intramembrane metalloprotease, translated as MTFSSGDGSSDHWRPPAHATPPAAGQPAAPLWHPATRPEPIAPSVLLVVFTVVGLSALALVLLIVLVYLSVALGAAAVIGCGILALIPLALVVLATRWIDRWEPEPSAAQWFALLWGAGAAVAIALLVDLGSQVFQYLQGAPPPSDFFQAVVQAPLVEESAKGLGVFILFLVLKRTFDGPVDGVVYAALTAGGFAFVENIIYFGSALADGGGGELAGTFFLRGLMSPFAHVMFTSCTGLALGIAALKPGVLRTAIALVLGLLTAVLLHALWNSAAYLAADFIGYYVLVQMPMFALAIVLVLWLRRREARLIRRRLLEYANAGWLTGHDVTMLGTATGRRGARAWAKSRQPSASALMKRFIQDATRLAYTRQRIVSGRDRRGALKDEKLLLAAVVADRNEIIALR; from the coding sequence ATGACTTTCAGTTCGGGGGATGGGTCATCCGACCACTGGAGGCCTCCCGCGCACGCCACGCCGCCGGCCGCAGGACAACCGGCCGCACCGCTCTGGCATCCGGCGACGCGGCCGGAACCAATCGCGCCGAGCGTTCTCCTCGTCGTGTTTACGGTTGTCGGACTCAGCGCGCTGGCGCTCGTTCTACTGATCGTGCTGGTCTATCTGTCGGTGGCGCTCGGCGCGGCGGCCGTGATCGGCTGTGGCATTCTGGCGTTGATTCCGCTCGCGTTGGTCGTGCTGGCGACTCGCTGGATCGACCGCTGGGAACCGGAACCGAGCGCTGCCCAGTGGTTCGCCTTGCTGTGGGGTGCTGGGGCCGCCGTGGCGATCGCGTTGCTCGTCGACCTGGGTTCGCAGGTCTTCCAGTATCTGCAAGGAGCACCGCCGCCGAGTGACTTCTTCCAAGCAGTCGTGCAAGCGCCGTTGGTCGAGGAGAGCGCAAAAGGCCTCGGCGTCTTCATCCTTTTCCTGGTCTTGAAACGCACCTTCGACGGCCCGGTCGACGGCGTCGTCTACGCTGCGTTGACCGCAGGAGGCTTCGCATTTGTCGAGAACATCATCTATTTCGGGTCTGCGTTGGCGGACGGCGGCGGGGGAGAGCTGGCAGGCACATTTTTTCTGCGCGGGCTGATGTCGCCTTTCGCGCACGTGATGTTCACCTCGTGCACCGGCTTGGCGTTGGGTATCGCCGCGCTCAAGCCGGGGGTTCTGCGCACCGCGATCGCGCTCGTGCTCGGATTGCTCACCGCGGTGCTCCTGCATGCTTTGTGGAACAGCGCGGCCTACCTTGCAGCAGATTTCATCGGCTACTACGTGCTCGTGCAAATGCCGATGTTCGCTCTCGCCATCGTGCTCGTGCTGTGGCTTCGGCGGCGCGAGGCGCGGCTGATTCGGCGACGACTGCTCGAATACGCGAATGCGGGCTGGCTCACCGGCCACGACGTGACCATGTTGGGCACGGCAACCGGGCGCAGGGGTGCACGGGCCTGGGCGAAATCTCGGCAACCGTCTGCGTCTGCGCTGATGAAGCGCTTTATTCAGGACGCGACACGACTGGCGTACACCCGCCAGCGGATCGTCAGTGGCCGGGATCGGCGGGGAGCGCTCAAGGATGAAAAACTGCTGCTGGCCGCGGTAGTCGCCGATCGCAACGAGATCATCGCACTGCGCTGA
- a CDS encoding FKBP-type peptidyl-prolyl cis-trans isomerase, giving the protein MTVDLNSKPEIDAPEGPASGLLEIDDIVVGEGGEAVPGGTVTVHYVGVEYESGEEFDASWNRGTPSTFPLLGLIDGWREGIPGMKVGGRRKLVVPPRMAYGETTAVGHPLQGKTLIFVIDLLGVAETPA; this is encoded by the coding sequence ATGACCGTTGACCTGAATTCCAAGCCTGAGATCGATGCGCCGGAGGGCCCGGCATCCGGCCTGCTCGAGATCGACGACATCGTTGTCGGGGAGGGCGGAGAGGCTGTTCCGGGCGGCACGGTCACCGTGCACTACGTCGGTGTCGAGTACGAGTCGGGGGAGGAGTTTGACGCGTCGTGGAATCGTGGCACCCCGTCCACGTTTCCGTTGCTCGGCCTGATCGATGGCTGGCGCGAGGGCATTCCGGGCATGAAGGTCGGCGGTCGCCGCAAGCTGGTCGTGCCTCCGCGGATGGCATACGGCGAGACGACGGCGGTCGGACACCCGTTACAGGGCAAGACATTGATTTTCGTCATCGACCTGCTGGGTGTTGCCGAGACACCAGCCTGA
- a CDS encoding fumarylacetoacetate hydrolase family protein — MRFAHLGVDAESPARLATVIDDRAIFLDEVMADAPCDLQAMLDSGDATLARVRASVDEAAASGTRFSLVRELRHASAIRRPPLIIAVGANYAAHASELALKVEKAPTIFALWPSSLTGHESTITWREDLTSQVDYEAELGVIIGKPAKDVSEREALDYVFGYTVVNDVTARDLQFSEAQWSRCKSFDGFTPTGPVVVTADEIGDPQDLWLTTNVDGRVLQDASTGDMVRSVAQLVSYLSRTATLQPGTLISTGSPGGAGYSRTPPVFLRDRSTVTVTIEKIGSLTTFCRVI, encoded by the coding sequence GTGAGATTTGCGCACCTCGGCGTCGATGCTGAGTCCCCGGCCCGGCTCGCGACCGTCATCGACGATCGTGCGATCTTTCTCGACGAGGTGATGGCGGATGCCCCGTGCGACCTCCAAGCAATGCTCGACTCGGGGGACGCGACCTTGGCGCGCGTGCGCGCATCCGTGGACGAGGCAGCCGCATCGGGCACCCGGTTTTCACTCGTACGGGAGTTGCGTCACGCATCCGCCATTCGGCGTCCACCGTTGATTATCGCGGTCGGCGCCAACTATGCTGCACACGCCTCCGAGTTGGCTCTGAAGGTGGAGAAGGCGCCAACCATTTTCGCACTGTGGCCCAGTTCGCTGACCGGTCACGAATCGACCATCACCTGGCGAGAAGATCTGACCTCCCAAGTGGACTACGAGGCGGAGCTCGGTGTGATCATCGGCAAACCGGCCAAAGACGTGAGCGAACGTGAAGCCCTCGACTATGTCTTCGGCTACACCGTCGTCAACGACGTGACCGCGCGCGATCTGCAGTTCTCGGAGGCTCAGTGGTCCCGGTGCAAGTCGTTCGACGGATTCACGCCGACGGGACCAGTCGTTGTCACCGCAGACGAGATCGGGGACCCGCAAGATCTGTGGCTCACCACGAATGTCGACGGGCGTGTGCTGCAGGATGCCTCAACCGGCGACATGGTGCGCTCGGTCGCTCAGCTCGTCTCCTACCTCTCGCGCACGGCGACTCTCCAGCCGGGCACGCTGATCTCAACGGGCAGCCCCGGAGGTGCCGGATATTCCCGGACTCCCCCGGTATTCCTGCGCGATCGTTCGACCGTTACGGTCACCATTGAGAAGATCGGCTCCCTGACCACATTCTGTCGCGTGATCTGA
- a CDS encoding glycosyltransferase family 2 protein, with translation MSDTHPPCGEVRTLGSITVVIPVLNDAAMLERALACLAAQMRPADEVIVVDNGSSDDSAAIAAAAGAVVISQPTTGIWPAAAAGYDAARGDIIARIDADSRVPIDWLLHIEAEFTDSPDVGVLTGPGDFYDGNGFVTLLGQNLYIGGYFWAMSLWLGNTPVFGSNFAMRRDVWLEVRGRVHSDLRTVHDDLDLSMHLPLDAVVRLDDTLRVGISARPFASWSTLGRRLGWAYLTLRLHWPEQTPWHRRLERARLAADEDGLTGAA, from the coding sequence ATGTCCGATACGCATCCGCCTTGCGGGGAGGTGCGCACGTTGGGCTCGATCACCGTTGTGATACCTGTTCTGAACGACGCGGCCATGCTTGAGCGGGCGCTTGCGTGCCTGGCGGCCCAGATGCGGCCGGCGGACGAGGTGATCGTCGTGGACAATGGCAGCAGCGACGACTCAGCTGCGATCGCAGCGGCGGCCGGAGCCGTCGTGATCAGTCAGCCGACAACGGGGATCTGGCCGGCGGCCGCCGCCGGCTACGACGCGGCGCGCGGAGATATCATCGCTCGGATCGACGCGGACTCCAGAGTGCCGATCGACTGGCTGCTGCACATCGAGGCCGAGTTCACGGACTCCCCAGACGTCGGCGTACTCACGGGGCCCGGCGACTTCTACGACGGAAACGGCTTCGTCACACTGCTCGGCCAGAATCTGTACATCGGCGGGTACTTCTGGGCGATGTCACTGTGGCTCGGAAATACACCGGTGTTCGGATCGAACTTCGCCATGCGCCGGGACGTGTGGCTGGAGGTGCGCGGGCGAGTTCACAGTGACCTTCGTACCGTGCATGACGACCTCGATCTGAGTATGCACCTGCCACTGGACGCCGTCGTGAGGCTCGACGACACGCTGCGTGTGGGCATTTCAGCGCGCCCGTTCGCCTCCTGGAGCACGCTCGGACGCCGACTCGGCTGGGCCTACCTGACGTTGCGATTGCATTGGCCGGAGCAGACACCGTGGCATCGTCGCCTCGAGCGCGCTCGGCTTGCGGCAGACGAGGACGGGCTGACCGGGGCAGCCTGA
- the gdhA gene encoding NADP-specific glutamate dehydrogenase, translating into MTELDPAIQPIFDEVLRRNAGEAEFHQATREVFESLGRVIVKHPVYAQASILERLCEPERQIIFRVPWSDDEGRLHINRGFRVQFNSALGPYKGGLRFHPSVTLGTVKFLGFEQIFKNALTGMPIGGGKGGSDFDPKGRSDAEVMRFCQSFMTELYRHIGEYRDVPAGDIGVGGREIGYLFGQYKRITNQYESGVLTGKGVGWGGSLVRTEATGYGAVYFTEQMLATRGESFDGARVLVSGSGNVALYAVEKVHQLGGTVVAVSDSSGVVYDACGVDIELLHDLKDVRRGRLSEYANERGSASEYRAGGNIWSIASETHIDVALPCATQNELHATDAETLVKGGVVAVAEGANMPSTPDAVHVFADAGVLFAPGKAANAGGVATSALEMQQNASRDSWSFDYAEKRLADIVRGIHESCATTAEEYGEPGNYVLGANIAGFIRVADAMLAQGII; encoded by the coding sequence ATGACTGAGCTTGATCCCGCAATTCAGCCGATCTTCGACGAGGTTCTTCGCCGCAACGCAGGAGAGGCCGAATTCCATCAGGCGACCCGTGAGGTATTCGAATCGCTTGGCCGCGTGATCGTGAAGCATCCCGTCTATGCGCAGGCGTCGATTCTGGAACGTCTCTGCGAACCCGAACGGCAAATCATCTTCCGCGTACCGTGGAGCGATGACGAAGGGCGCTTGCACATCAACCGCGGCTTCCGCGTGCAGTTCAACTCGGCGCTCGGCCCCTACAAGGGCGGCTTGCGCTTCCATCCGTCCGTGACGCTCGGCACCGTGAAGTTTCTCGGCTTCGAGCAGATCTTCAAAAATGCGCTGACGGGAATGCCGATCGGCGGCGGCAAAGGCGGAAGCGACTTCGATCCGAAGGGTCGGTCCGATGCGGAAGTGATGCGCTTCTGCCAGTCGTTCATGACAGAGCTGTATCGCCACATCGGCGAATACCGTGACGTTCCTGCAGGAGACATCGGCGTCGGCGGCCGCGAGATCGGCTATCTCTTCGGCCAATACAAGAGGATCACCAACCAGTACGAATCCGGCGTGCTGACGGGCAAAGGAGTGGGTTGGGGCGGCTCGCTCGTGCGCACGGAGGCGACCGGCTATGGCGCCGTCTACTTCACTGAGCAAATGCTTGCCACCCGCGGAGAGAGTTTCGACGGTGCCCGAGTTCTGGTCTCCGGGTCGGGCAACGTTGCGTTGTACGCGGTCGAAAAGGTGCATCAGCTGGGCGGAACCGTTGTCGCGGTCTCCGATTCATCGGGCGTCGTATACGACGCCTGCGGGGTCGACATCGAGTTACTCCACGACCTGAAAGATGTGCGACGCGGCCGGCTCAGCGAATACGCGAACGAACGTGGCAGCGCATCCGAATACCGAGCAGGCGGAAATATCTGGAGCATCGCATCCGAAACCCACATCGACGTGGCGCTGCCGTGCGCAACGCAGAACGAACTGCACGCGACCGATGCCGAAACCCTGGTCAAGGGAGGGGTTGTGGCGGTGGCGGAGGGCGCAAACATGCCATCGACGCCGGATGCCGTGCACGTCTTCGCCGATGCCGGCGTGCTGTTCGCGCCGGGCAAGGCTGCGAACGCAGGCGGTGTGGCCACCTCGGCTCTTGAGATGCAACAGAACGCGTCACGCGATTCCTGGTCGTTCGACTACGCGGAGAAGCGGCTGGCCGACATTGTGCGCGGTATTCACGAGTCCTGCGCAACGACCGCAGAAGAGTACGGCGAGCCAGGCAATTATGTTCTCGGCGCGAACATCGCAGGGTTCATCCGGGTTGCAGACGCCATGCTGGCTCAGGGGATCATCTAA
- a CDS encoding alpha/beta fold hydrolase, which yields MPIDARAQADDASSDSRWRTNAAAAERLDARLGDIDWFRLPEGAVRGWFAAPSGELAMFSLGDPGNPRVVLAPGVTGSKEDFVLVAPLLAEAGYFVQSFDLAGQYESADAGPRPGGGHYDYALFVGDLIAFLESGAPAHLLGYSFAGVVAELVLAVRPELIRSLTLLTTPPLSGESFRGVRWIGPLSRFVGGRTAAGLMIWGIVTNKNKVGPSRLAFVRARFASTTRSSVNDILSLMMRVPDLRPALRAAGVPLLVAAGSHDLWPERLHTKFAAQIGARVALYATGHSPCETAPHQLAADMLRLFDAAP from the coding sequence GTGCCTATTGATGCCCGCGCGCAGGCAGACGACGCCTCGAGCGATTCTCGCTGGCGTACGAATGCGGCCGCCGCCGAGCGTTTGGACGCCCGGCTGGGAGATATCGATTGGTTCCGCTTGCCGGAGGGCGCCGTGCGCGGCTGGTTCGCCGCGCCGAGCGGGGAGCTGGCCATGTTCTCGCTCGGCGATCCGGGCAACCCGCGCGTCGTGCTCGCACCCGGTGTCACCGGTTCGAAGGAAGATTTCGTGCTGGTCGCGCCGTTGCTCGCTGAAGCGGGGTACTTCGTACAGAGTTTCGACCTCGCTGGTCAATACGAGTCGGCGGATGCCGGCCCCCGGCCGGGCGGGGGGCATTACGACTACGCGCTGTTCGTCGGTGACCTGATCGCGTTCCTCGAGAGCGGCGCGCCCGCGCACCTGCTCGGCTATTCCTTCGCCGGTGTCGTCGCAGAGTTGGTGCTCGCCGTGCGCCCCGAGTTGATTCGCAGTCTGACGCTGCTGACCACGCCACCATTGAGCGGAGAATCGTTCAGGGGAGTGCGCTGGATCGGACCGCTGAGCCGCTTCGTCGGAGGGCGCACGGCAGCCGGCCTGATGATCTGGGGCATCGTCACGAACAAGAACAAGGTCGGGCCGTCTCGCCTTGCATTCGTGCGTGCTCGATTTGCGTCCACAACGCGCTCCAGTGTGAACGACATCCTCTCCCTGATGATGCGCGTTCCGGACCTGCGCCCTGCACTGAGAGCAGCGGGGGTTCCGCTCTTGGTCGCAGCCGGAAGTCACGACCTGTGGCCCGAGCGATTGCATACCAAGTTCGCGGCTCAGATCGGAGCGCGGGTCGCCCTCTACGCGACAGGGCACAGCCCATGCGAGACCGCCCCGCACCAGCTGGCTGCCGACATGCTGCGATTGTTCGACGCCGCACCCTGA